Genomic segment of Sodaliphilus pleomorphus:
AAAATATCTTAGCGATGGGCAGTAGACGATGGACACAAGCCGAGATAGACTATCTGAGGAAAGTCTATCCTCACCGAAGCAACGCCGACATCGCCGTGTTCCTGCACCGTCCGGTAAGGTCTATCGGGTGGAAGGCTCGCAGCCTCGGTGTGTACAAGTCGCCCGAGTTCGCCGAGCAGCAGCGCAGGGTCGGGCAGTTCAAGCCCGGACACACGCCGGTCAATGCCGGACGCGCGCAGGTGCAGTTCATGAGTGCCGAGGGCATCGCCAACTCGTCACGCACACGCTTCAAGGCAGGTGAGGTGAGGGAAACCTCGCCCACCTACCGAGAGGCGGGCTACGAGATACTGCGATCACCCGACAAGACCGGTCGCCGCTACTGGTGGATAAAGCCGGGCGACGGTCGGCGCATGATGCCCAAGCACCGCTACCTGTGGGAGCAAGCCTATGGCCCAATACCGAAAGGCATGAACATTCAGTTCAAGGACGGAGACACAACGAACTGCGTCCTCGACAATCTCTATCTCATTTCCCGCGCCGCACAGGTGCGCAAGAACTGGGACGATTTGCCCGATGAGCGCAAGGCCGCTTGCCGGGCGAAGATACAGGAAAGGCGAAACAAATCAATCAGAGCCGACCGTCTGCGCCTCAAATGGGGGCTTGAGCCGAAAGGACGGCTCGTTAAACGAATCCAAAGATGAGAAGGAAAGGGACAACACTAACACCAGATAAGCAGAAGTTGTTTTGCTCTTATACGGAGCACGTCACCGCGAAAGGTGCCGGCATTTCTGACCATTACCTCGGTTATGTCTATGATTTCTTGGTCGACGTCGATGAGGTGAACAAGCGGGGGTATACAAAGTATCGTAAATCACACTCTGCCGAGTTTCACTTGAGCGGAAAGCAGCAAGGAGCCATCAGCGACTTCATGTCATGGTGTGGAATTCAAATTGGTGGTGTTAGAAAGCGTGCACGGACAAAGGCGTTGGAGAAACGGTCAAGGCTTGACGAAAAGGCACAGCAGATATTGAACGGCTTCTCGGAATGGCTTGTCAAAGAGAACGCATACAGCCAAAATACGGTGAAGGGCTATATATTTGGGGCAAAAGATTTCCTATGCTACTCAACCTCAATCAGCACCGAGGTCGTAAAAGGCTATAAGGCAGCGATGGAAGAGCAAGGGAAATTGCCCAGAACGGTCAACCAGCGGCTAAATTCAGTCGCTGCACTTGCAAAATATCTCGGCAAGCACATAGAAATCAAGCATACCAAGATACCTCGTACTTTGAGCCTCGAGAACGTGCCGACAGAGAAAGAGGTTGAAAAATTACTTGCCTACTGCAAGGCTCACAATGAGAAAGCCTACATTTGGATCAGGCTTCTCTCAACTACAGGTGCACGAGTGCATGAGTTTGTGATGTTCACCTACGAGATGGTGGCCGCTGGACATGTGGACCTCAAGGGCAAAGGGAGTAAGGTAAGGCGGTTTTTCTTCACGCCGAAAGTGCAGCAAGAATGTGCCGAATATGCCGAAAAGAACAAATTGCAAGGGGCCATCGCCGTCAATCGAACCGGTGGCGTTTGTTCTACCCGTGGTGTCGCCCAATTATTACACGCCATGGCAGAGCGTGCGGGAGTTGACGCGAAAAAGTGTCACCCTCATGCGTTCCGCCACTTCTTCGCCAAGATGTACCTCAAACGGAGCAAGACAAAGGACGTGACTGAACTTGCAGATTTGCTCGGGCATAGCGGACTTGACACGACTATGGTTTACATCAAACGCAGTCAAGAAGAGCAAAAACGAATGTTTAACAAAAACGTGGACTGGTAATGAAACGGGCTATAGATAAATTGGGCGCATACGCTTGCAAGATTGGCAAGGACTTTTCCATCGCCTTTGAGGAGATGTTGGACTTTTTCATCGAGACATTCGACACAGACAGGGTAATGCGTCACGAGTGTAACTACCCTGCGTTGTTGGCAGAACGTAAGCAGGACAATCCAGATATGTTTGAATTGCTCGTTATGTGGCTGGAACTTACCACACAGGGCATCAAAAAGAATGGTGCCTATGACTTCTTCGGCACGATGTATGAGGAAGTCGTCAAAGGCAAGTTTAAGTCATCTTCAATGGGGCAGTTTTTCACTCCGTTGAATCTCTGCCAAGTGATGGCGGAACTTATCTACTCACCAGAAATGCAAACCGTCAATGACTGTTCATGTGGTAGCGGCCGGACCTTGCTTGCCCACTTCATGAAAAGCGATAAGACAAAGTTTTATTATTACTATGCCGAAGATCTTGACCCTATCTGCGTGAAAATGTGCGCTCTTAATTTCATGATACACGGAATGCTTGGTCAGGTTGTTCATCACGACGCACTGAAGCAGGACTTTCTCGGGGCATACGAGGTGAATGAGATTAAGTGGCCTATTCCCACGCCGTGTTGCAGTATCAGGAAAATCTCTGAAGAAGAATATTGGAACCGCCGCGACTGGCTCGTTAAACATAACCGCAAACCTCTTGCAGAGCCTATTGTGGATAACACAAAGCCGGAGTATGCAAATCTATCGCTATTTAATTTCTAATCGTTAAACGCGTGCAATGAGATTATTATACAGGACAGGAACTATATACAGCGAGATTACCAACAAGGGGCGCTCGACTGTGGCTCGAAGGGTGCGAGGCACCAACAAGCAAATCTATACATCGCGCTGGGTGGGCGAGATTGTGGTCAACTACAAGCGCTACCGATTTCGCTCAACAAATTTCGACAACGTGAGACACTGGGTGGACATGATGGTGGAGAAATACCCCACCTACATGACAGGCTTCGATAAAATAACAAAAAAATGAGACAGATATACATAGGAAAAAACAAGAAAAAGAACCACGGCTGTTGCGTCTACCACGACACCAGCCTGCAAAGGCGCGTGAGGCTGGGCAATGGCAAGGTGGTTGAGCGGCGGCACGACTGTTGGCGTGCAGACGTGCAGCTGATTGACTGCAACGGCGTGATACGCATACGGAGGCGCTTCAAGGACAGAGACGAGGCCCTTGCGTGGTTAGGGATTTATAAATAATTTTCAAAACAACAAAGTTATGGACTTACAGAAAGAACTCAACCTGCTTTTGCAGAAGGTCGGCAAAATCGTGCCGACAATGGTATTCATCGGGACGACCACCGACAAGCACAGAGCGTTCATGATGGGCTCGCCCGAAAAGACAGACGGGGAACGCAAGTTTGAGCTCGTCGCAACCGTCGCCATGATGATGGATCAGCGCACTGAACTGCGAGAAATCATCTTCTCGGCGGTGTCCTGGTTTATGCAGGAGAACCCGATGTACCGCGACGCGATGCAGGAAGCACTCAACAAAATGAAAGAGCTCGATGAACACTAACCAGCTTTCACTCTTTGACGATGTGCCGGAGCAAGAGTACGACACCGCAGAGGGCGACGAGTATGCCGCCTTTGTCAAAAAATTCAAGCCTAAAAAAACCACTGACGACTGCTACACACCGCCGGAGGTGTATGATGCCGTCGTGGGTTGGTTGCGCTCCGAGGGACTCATCGACGACACCACGCCGATTGTGCGGCCGTTCTACCCGGGCGGAGATTACCAGCGTGCAGCCTACCCGCCGGGGTGTGTGGTCGTGGATAACCCGCCGTTTTCGATTTATGCGCAGATTGTGCGGTGGTATCTGGCGCACGGCATCCGGTTCATGCTTTTCGGGCCGCAGCTCACCTTAAGCGTGTTCGGCGCGGATGCCTGCTTCATGCCGATTAGTGCAAATATCACCTACGAAAACAGTGCCGTCGTAAATACTGGGTTTGTCACCAACCTAATCCAAGGCGTGAGGCTGTGGACCGCGCCGACGCTGCGTGCCGCCATTATGGCGGTGGTCCCCACTCCGAGAACCATCACTAAAAATACTTATCCGGACAACGTCATCACTTGTGCAAACGCCGGAAAGATAGCATCAAGAGGCGTGGACCTGCGGATTAACGCCGACCAGTGCCGGTGTGTCCACAACGTCGATATGCTCAAAGCCGCCGGCAGGAAACTATTTGGCTATGGGTGGATATTGTCGACCAATGCGGCGGCTGAGCGTGCGGCGGCTGAGCGTGCTGTGAGCACCACTGTACAGTTGAGCGAGCGTGAGTGGGCCATCGTGGCCGAGTTGGATAAAAAATAATTTGGGCGTGTTGAATAATATATGAACATCAACGAACTGCTGAACCAAAATGAGCTGCACATGGCGCAGGTGCTGCGTGCAAGGCTGAACGAACTCGGTTTCCCTCCCAATGTGTTGCGTATTCTCAAAGGGCAAGGGATAACCACCCTCAACGACCTCTGCTCGCGTTCACGCGCCGACCTGCTGGGCATCCGCTTCCTCGGGTCGGCCAACGTGGACGCGATAGAGCGACTGTTAGCGACAATGGATTTACGATTACGCCAATAAGGCGAAAACACTAATTTATTAACAGAAAAATGAGATTTTTTGAAGTAAAAATCAAGATTGACAAGATGCTGGAGGACGGCACCCAAAAGACCGTCGCCGAGACCTACGCCGTGGACGCGCTCTCGTTCACCGAGGCTGAGGCAAGCATCACACAGAAGATGCAGCCGTACATCACCGGCGAGTTCAACGTGACGCACATCAAGATTGCGCAGTACAACACAGTGGTGTTCAACGAGGGCGAGTTGTTCTTCCTCGTCAAGTACAACCTAATCACCATTGACGAGAGCACGGGCAAGGAGAGACGAAATGCGATGTACGTGCTGTTCCGTGATGAAACCATTGACAAGGCCAAGGAACATGCAAGGAGTTACATGAAGGGCACGGTCGTCAACTACGAGATTGAGGCTATCAAGGAAACGAAAATCATAGACGTATTCACCAATGGAGATTAAAATCAAAAAACTGGCCGAGACAGCCACGACCCCGACGAAAGCCCATGCCACGGATGCAGGCTTTGACCTCTACGCCTCTCGCGTGGAGCGCAACGACTACGGGCAGGTCATCTGCCACACGGACATCGCCTTTGAAATTCCGCCCGGCCATGTCGGGCTGGTGTTCCCTCGCTCGTCTATTTGCAAGACATCGCTCTCGCTCACCAACTGCGTGGGTGTGATAGACAGCGGCTACCGCGGCGAGGTGAAGGGTGTGTTCCGCCAGCACGGCTTCCTGCATCCATACCGGCAGGGCGACAGGTTCGCCCAACTCATCGTCATGCGATACCCCGATGTGACGTTTGTGGAGGTGAACGAGTTGGCCGGCAGCGACCGAGGAGACAACGGCTACGGCAGTAGCGGTCAGTAATAACAAAACACAACAGCACAATGGGCAATGCACTTGAAATTCAAAAGCAGGTGTGGGTCAACTCGACGGGCAAGAAATACTCGGTCGACCTGCACGCAGGAAAGGACGGGCGCAGTGACTACTTGATGATTACCGAACACACGGGGAACAGGCGTTACCGCATCAGCATTCCCCTGCCGATGGTCGGCCACCTCATCGAGGCAATTCACGACGCACTGGAGACATAATTAACCACAAGTATAACAATTATGACTACTATAAGACCGCCGTAAGGCAAAACTTTTTTTCAGCAACATTAAATCCGATCAGATGATTACGCTTAACAAATTGACCAAAGAGCTGCATGATGAGATGATGAGGCGGGACGAAATCAACGAGCAGACTTCCCCTCGCGCCATGTCGATAAGGATTTCCCGCGACTGGCGACGTATGGACGCTTGCCATTTGAGCCGACCGCCGCTGCACCTTACGCAAGAGTTCGTGGACGCGCAGCACGTTGACGACGCCTGCCCGACCTACGAGCACGAGTTCAGCGAGCGCGAGGAACTTGCCGCCGACATCATCATCGACACAGCCCTGGCCTTGAGCCAACTCGGCTGCAAGAACATCGAGCAGGTCATCAAAGACCGCATCGCTTGGAGGTTGAGGCACAAGGATTGATGTTGCTTTCGTGAGTATTGTTGAATTTATTTAATTGTTGAAATCCGAAAGCAATGGAAAGAAAAGAAATCGATGTGTCCCTTATCACACCGAACAAGGGACAAGTCCCGGGTCTTCCGAGGAACCCGCGCCTGGTCAAGAAGGAACGCTACGAGGCCACGCGACGATCCATAGAGGAGAGCCCCGAGATGCTGGAACTGCGCGAACTGATTGTTGTGGAGTACATGGACGGCAAGTATGTCGTCGTGTGCGGCAACCTTCGGCTTCGCGCCTGCAAGGAACTTGGCTACAAGACTGTGCCGTGCAAGGTGCTGCCGGCAGATACCCCGGCGAAGAAGCTGAGGGAGTACGCCTCAAAGGACAACATCAACTACGGCGAGAATGACAAGGACATCATCGCCAATGAGTGGGCTGAGTTCCAAAGCGAGCTCGCCGACTGGGGCATGGAGTTCGATCAGCCGAAGCCGAAAGACAAGTTCCGGGAGAGATTTGAGGCGATGGACAACGACTCCGCGGTCTACCCATTAATACCGAAGTACGACGAGAAGCACGAATTGTTCATCATTCAAAGCTCTAATGAAGTTGACAGCAACTGGCTGCGTGAGGTGCTCGACATGCAGCACATGCGCTCGTACAAGACGGGCAAGGTGAGCAAGAGCAACGTCATCAGCATACAGGACTTCCGTGACGCCATCACGCGAGGTCAGAAAGGAGCTGAGCAATGAGCCTGCGTATCGTAATCCCCTCCCACAAGCGGCACGACCGAGTGTTTGCGAAATACCTCGTCAACGACCCTATCATCTGCGTGGCGAAGTCGCAGGCCGACCTCTACAAGGAGTACAACCCCGACTGCGAGATAGTGACGCACCCCGATGACATCATCGGCTTAATCCCGAAGCGCAACTGGATGGCGAAGCATTTCCGTGATTTGTTCATGCTCGACGACGATGTGGACGCCTGCAAGCGGCTCTACTCGGAGAAGGGCGAGACGGCACGCATCCGCGACCACAACGAGATAACTGCAATCATCGAGAACCTCTACGACATTGCCTGCCTGCTCGACGTTCATGTGTTCGGCTTCACCAGTCGCATCTCGCCGGTCATGTACGACGAGACGGAGTACCTCTCCCTCGACAAGATGATTACGGGCTGCTCCTACGGCGTGCGCTACAACAAGAACGTGTGGTGGAACGAGGAACTGAAGCTGAAGGAGGATTTTTGGATCTCGTGCTACATGAAGTACACCGAGCGTCGTGTCCTCACCGACTTGCGCTACAACTTCGAGCAGAAAAACACCTTCGTCAATGCAGGTGGCTTGTCGGCCATCCGCAACCAGGACGAGGAACAGCGGTCAATCCTGCTCATCCGAAAGTATTTCGGCGAGGCCATCCGCCTGAAGGGTCAAGGCAACAACGGCAAGGACAAAACCAAGTCGCTGGTGCAGTACAACATCAGTGCGTCATTCCCTTATTGAATTGACAATTTTTGGCAAAGGTTAAGGCGCTGAATTTCAGCCTTTATCTCGTCAAAAATGATTAACTTTAGAGAAAAATATGGGACATTTCGTACTGAGAACCAAGAATGGCTACGACTTCCTTGAGGTAGCCAGCGCATTGCAGAAGAGCATCCGCCGCGACGATGTAGTGGTGGCGGCTTTCTTCGGAGTGGAACTGTGGCAGTCGGGCTACGCCAACTATTTGTGGAAACGACTCTACACGATAAGTGCAGAGGACTGCTGGGGGCTCATCACCCACGAGATTGACGCGCTGCACAACGGCTATGAGCTGGTGAACAAAGGGAGCAAAGAGCCGAAAGGACGCATCTTCATCGGCAAGGCGATAATCCTGCTTTGCGAGTGCTACAAGAGCCGCGACGCCGACCACCTCAACAACCTTGCGGTGGACAAACTCGCGCTCACCGACCCGCAGATCCTCGCCGCCCTGGACGATGCACGCCGAGAACCGCTGGATGTGCCGGAATACACCTTCGACATCCACACGAAAAAAGGTCGCAAGATGGGCAAGACGAAAGCGCAGTTTTTCCACGACGAGCATGAAGCTTTGTCGCCGAGGATGCCTGGGCTTTTCGACAATCTTGTGCCTTAATTATGACTCTTTGACCAGCAGCACACCATCAAAATGAGAGCAATAATAACCGGCAGCGAGGGCTTCATCGGTAAAGTCCTCTGCCGCCGACTCCAGCCCGTCTTCGAGGTCATCCGCATCGACACGAAGATTGGGGGCGACGCCGCACGGATAGAGCCCTTGCTGGCTCACGGCGGAATTGATGCGGTGTTTCATCTTGCAGCCGAGACGAGCGTGTTCAACGACCGCCTCGACGACATCGAGCGAGAGAACGTCCACGCCTTCATGGTGGTGGCCACGGCTTGCCGACGCTACGGCGTGAAACTGGTGTATGCCTCCAGCAGCACCGCCAACGCCTGCAACACGACCTCGATGTACGGCATGACGAAGCATTTCAACGAGCAGTTCGCGAAAGCCTACTGCCCGAGAGCGACTGGCGTCCGTCTTCACAACGTGTATGGTCCCGACCCACGAGAGGGAACTCTGCTGTACAATTTGCTTAACCAAGAGACCTGCACGATTTACAACGGCGGACGCAACGTGCGCCACTTCACCTACATCGGTGACGCGGTAGAGGCGTTAATCTACGCCTACACCTGCAACCGACAACTGGTGAATGCGGTGAACCCTGTGTGCAACACGGTGCGTGAGTTCTGCGACGAGGTGGCCAAGTACAAGCCCCTCCAACTGGACTACACGGACGACTTGCGGCGACTCGACAATTTCGAGCAATCGGTGAACTATTCGATTTTCACCGTACCTTTACCGTACCGAAGCATCGAGCAAGGCTTGTCACAGGTGTTTTCGGAAAACATCTCTGCTGAGATGAAATAGATGTTTGACACCGACCGCCGGTGTCTGCGTTCCATCGTGGAGCCGGCGGTCATTTTTTTTCGAGAGATTATGAACTATACAGGAATAACGCCAGCTGGGAGCAAGGTCACAGGCCGCCTCGAAGTAGAGGACGGCATCAGTTACATCGTGCAGGTTGACGAGACCGGCAACGAGACGTGGTACATGGTGCACACCAGCAGCGTGAGAAAGGAGAATTGATATGGCTAACAGTAACCCAAAGCAGACTAAGGCTTTCCGTGACAATAAGGGCAGATTTGCACGGAATACAACGGAAACACAACGGGAAATTGCACGCAAGGGTGCAGCAGCTTCCAACCAAGTTCAAGCCGAGAAGCGAACGATGAAGGAGGTGCTTACAAGTCTGCTTGATGTGAAGCTCGAACCCGACAAAGTGCGGCAACGCATCATTAACCTCGGTTATCCTCCCGAGATTGCCGAGAATGTGACCCCACGGCTGATGATTGCCCTCGGCTTCATCAACCGCTGTATGGGCAAGGGAGACCCCAACGCCATCAAGCTGATGCTTGAGGTAATTGGGGAGTATGTGGAAACTATACGCCATGAGCTTCCAACCGACAAGGGAGAGCTTGTGCTCGCCCCAAAGAAGAAAGACTGATGTGCATTGACAGAGAACTGCTTTCGCCTAACGGCTTTTGGCTATGGAGGTACACGCTCGATCCGAGTGTGCGCTTCATCGTGCTGTACGGGGGCTCGTCCTCGGGCAAGTCGTTCTCAGTCGCGCAGTTTTTCTCCATCCTCGCCTACTACGAGGGGTGCAGTCTGTTGGTCATGCGCAAGGTAGGCGCCAGCATCGAGAAGACTATTTACTCCGATTTCCGAGCAGCCATCAACGGCATCGAGGGGTTGGCAGACTGCTGCCGTTTCAAGCAGAACAGCATCGTGTTCAACAACGGTGGCAAGATTGATTTCAGCGGTCTTGACGACCCAGAGAAAATCAAGGGTATCAGCCAGTACAAGCGAGTATTCCTTGACGAGTTGAGCGAGTACGATGAGACCGACTTCAAGCAGATACGCCTGCGTCTGCGTGGCCAGGAGGGACAGCAGATAGTGGCAGCCTTCAACCCCATCAGCGAGGAACATTGGATTAAGAAGCACTGGTTCGATCGAGAGGAATGGCACGAAATCCCGATGTCGCTTACCGTTGGAGGGGAGACACTACCGCCAGAGCTGTGTGCCGTGAAGTCGGTGCGCATGAACAGCGAGAAACTAATCCTCAAC
This window contains:
- a CDS encoding HNH endonuclease signature motif containing protein; the encoded protein is MGSRRWTQAEIDYLRKVYPHRSNADIAVFLHRPVRSIGWKARSLGVYKSPEFAEQQRRVGQFKPGHTPVNAGRAQVQFMSAEGIANSSRTRFKAGEVRETSPTYREAGYEILRSPDKTGRRYWWIKPGDGRRMMPKHRYLWEQAYGPIPKGMNIQFKDGDTTNCVLDNLYLISRAAQVRKNWDDLPDERKAACRAKIQERRNKSIRADRLRLKWGLEPKGRLVKRIQR
- a CDS encoding tyrosine-type recombinase/integrase, whose amino-acid sequence is MRRKGTTLTPDKQKLFCSYTEHVTAKGAGISDHYLGYVYDFLVDVDEVNKRGYTKYRKSHSAEFHLSGKQQGAISDFMSWCGIQIGGVRKRARTKALEKRSRLDEKAQQILNGFSEWLVKENAYSQNTVKGYIFGAKDFLCYSTSISTEVVKGYKAAMEEQGKLPRTVNQRLNSVAALAKYLGKHIEIKHTKIPRTLSLENVPTEKEVEKLLAYCKAHNEKAYIWIRLLSTTGARVHEFVMFTYEMVAAGHVDLKGKGSKVRRFFFTPKVQQECAEYAEKNKLQGAIAVNRTGGVCSTRGVAQLLHAMAERAGVDAKKCHPHAFRHFFAKMYLKRSKTKDVTELADLLGHSGLDTTMVYIKRSQEEQKRMFNKNVDW
- a CDS encoding N-6 DNA methylase translates to MKRAIDKLGAYACKIGKDFSIAFEEMLDFFIETFDTDRVMRHECNYPALLAERKQDNPDMFELLVMWLELTTQGIKKNGAYDFFGTMYEEVVKGKFKSSSMGQFFTPLNLCQVMAELIYSPEMQTVNDCSCGSGRTLLAHFMKSDKTKFYYYYAEDLDPICVKMCALNFMIHGMLGQVVHHDALKQDFLGAYEVNEIKWPIPTPCCSIRKISEEEYWNRRDWLVKHNRKPLAEPIVDNTKPEYANLSLFNF
- a CDS encoding chromosome partitioning protein ParB, with protein sequence MNTNQLSLFDDVPEQEYDTAEGDEYAAFVKKFKPKKTTDDCYTPPEVYDAVVGWLRSEGLIDDTTPIVRPFYPGGDYQRAAYPPGCVVVDNPPFSIYAQIVRWYLAHGIRFMLFGPQLTLSVFGADACFMPISANITYENSAVVNTGFVTNLIQGVRLWTAPTLRAAIMAVVPTPRTITKNTYPDNVITCANAGKIASRGVDLRINADQCRCVHNVDMLKAAGRKLFGYGWILSTNAAAERAAAERAVSTTVQLSEREWAIVAELDKK
- a CDS encoding DNA-directed RNA polymerase subunit alpha C-terminal domain-containing protein; amino-acid sequence: MNINELLNQNELHMAQVLRARLNELGFPPNVLRILKGQGITTLNDLCSRSRADLLGIRFLGSANVDAIERLLATMDLRLRQ
- a CDS encoding DUF4494 domain-containing protein, which codes for MRFFEVKIKIDKMLEDGTQKTVAETYAVDALSFTEAEASITQKMQPYITGEFNVTHIKIAQYNTVVFNEGELFFLVKYNLITIDESTGKERRNAMYVLFRDETIDKAKEHARSYMKGTVVNYEIEAIKETKIIDVFTNGD
- a CDS encoding dUTP diphosphatase, with protein sequence MEIKIKKLAETATTPTKAHATDAGFDLYASRVERNDYGQVICHTDIAFEIPPGHVGLVFPRSSICKTSLSLTNCVGVIDSGYRGEVKGVFRQHGFLHPYRQGDRFAQLIVMRYPDVTFVEVNELAGSDRGDNGYGSSGQ
- a CDS encoding ParB/RepB/Spo0J family partition protein, whose product is MERKEIDVSLITPNKGQVPGLPRNPRLVKKERYEATRRSIEESPEMLELRELIVVEYMDGKYVVVCGNLRLRACKELGYKTVPCKVLPADTPAKKLREYASKDNINYGENDKDIIANEWAEFQSELADWGMEFDQPKPKDKFRERFEAMDNDSAVYPLIPKYDEKHELFIIQSSNEVDSNWLREVLDMQHMRSYKTGKVSKSNVISIQDFRDAITRGQKGAEQ
- a CDS encoding NAD-dependent epimerase/dehydratase family protein — its product is MRAIITGSEGFIGKVLCRRLQPVFEVIRIDTKIGGDAARIEPLLAHGGIDAVFHLAAETSVFNDRLDDIERENVHAFMVVATACRRYGVKLVYASSSTANACNTTSMYGMTKHFNEQFAKAYCPRATGVRLHNVYGPDPREGTLLYNLLNQETCTIYNGGRNVRHFTYIGDAVEALIYAYTCNRQLVNAVNPVCNTVREFCDEVAKYKPLQLDYTDDLRRLDNFEQSVNYSIFTVPLPYRSIEQGLSQVFSENISAEMK